In Amphiprion ocellaris isolate individual 3 ecotype Okinawa unplaced genomic scaffold, ASM2253959v1 Aocel_unscaffolded271, whole genome shotgun sequence, the sequence CCACTTGGATTTCTTCTTTTCATTCTCAAATTTCCTGAATTCTTTCAGATCCTTCATGTAGATCAGCATCTTGATCAGCATCAAAAGTACAATGCCGATGACAGCCACACCTGCAATGGACCCTGCGATGATAGGTATGACACTGGGTGGTTCTGGACAGTCTGGAGGAAAAATCACAAATTACAGCAAGTTTCACATAGTTcaagaacaatgaacaaatCATTCCAGCAAAGTCTGATCTATGGGGGGCAATGTTTAGTCTGTCAGTTAGTTGGTATCTTCTTGTGTATTCGATACACCAACATGCTGGCCTGAGTTTGGCTTTGCAAAAAGTCAGGTTCATCAAGATTAGCACAAGAGCTAGATCATCTGATACAGATTTCATGCCACCTCTCCCACCTCTCCCTACTTATTCATGGTTCGTCTGTCTGAAAGTTGGTTGGTCCAATGTTTTGGTCCAGCTTGATATCTCATTAACTCAACTATTGGATAAATTACCATggaaatttgcacagacatctATGGTAATTTATCTTATAATTGTTGAGATATGAAGCTGGACCAAAACGTTGGACCTACCAACACTCAGACAGACTAATCATGAATAAGTGAAAAACTGTGAGAGGAGCAATGAATGAAATATGGTTAAGATGTTCAAGTTCTTGTACTGATCTGGGTGAGCCTTTGACTATTTATTCACAATTAAATAGGTCCAGACAATTCACCAttgagttttttgttgtttaattagAAATGTACCTCTTTGTTTCAGAATTTCCGCCTCGTAATTATCCTCTCCAACCAACTGGTTCAGTTTAAACGTAATCCAGCATCCCTCACTGTCCTTCTGGTGGCACTCCTTGCCTGATATAGCAAAGTTGTCAACCATGTCATAAGTAATGTTTCTACAATTCGTATCACAGATTTTTCCAAAGGGACCAGAGCCAAAGCCAAGGCATTCAATGCAGTCCCTGAAAACAAGATTAAAGTTTTgagtcaaaaaaacaacacaggtaGAATGAGGAGCCACTTAATTCTTTCATGATCAAAATCTGCGAAGTCTCCTTTTGAAATTTAGTCAACCAATCCTTCATCAATAATTTGAAAGCAAAGACTTAGTGGCAGTTTAGAGTCCTTACAGTTTGGTCTGGCATGGGTCTGGGCATCCAAGGCATATCAGGCATTGTGGGCGCTGGTATCCCTCCTTACAGTCACAGCGGTTGCATATGCACCTCCCTCTGCCATTGCACACAGTGTTGCCTTTGGTAAGACAGCCTTCCCTAGACGCCTTGCACTGACAGGCAGAACCCTCGTAGCCTGCATTGCATTTACATGTGCCACAGTCGCACTTGCCATTTCCTGCAAGCAGCAAGGAGAGGAGTTAGTCTGAAATCAAAATtgaataatgtaaaaattaGGGTTGTAGTGTCAACAGCAAGTGCTCAATTAGTTGGTGGATAGACTCCCATCCGACTAAATTCTCATTAATCAGACAATCATTTGTGTTACTTTTATAAGGAGAAAATCACAACTTCAACAGCCATCAAGGATTAATCTGATATTTTTGGCAGCGAGAGGAACAGAGACCCTGTGAGCATCCTTGTGTTTTtacactgaacactgaaatagCCTGACTGAATGGCGACTGCTAACTTCTGTCTGACTGCCTAACTTGTTCagcatttataaaacattttaaactggcCACACGTTAGTTGACACCATGTCAAATAAGTAATCAGTGTGGCTGCACTCTGTTAATGCCCATACTCAATCCTTGCTCCCTGGTGAGGCTTTTACCAGGCTGACATGTCCATGGTGTCAACACCATGACTGACCATTTCCATCCTGAAGCAGCAGTGTGCAAAAACTATCTCAAagtctcaaaaacaaaaaaaacctaaagaaccaatcctgtcaacttgcagggtggagctttctgaATCATTGTTCTTCTTCAGAACTGGTTTCTGGGGCCAACAAGTAGCCTGTGGCTGAATTAGTTCAACAGCAGAATCTGCCACAGTAGTAGAGTACTTTCACATCCACTGTTCATGTCTAGTCTGGGGCAGTTTTTGCATATAAACCCTTATGTCTTCTAATTCCCTTCCTGTTGTTTGAAATCGTGAGCTTGTTACATCTAGTTGCGCTCTGCAGCAAGCACAGCTAACTAGCAAACATGAATGCAAACAAATACAGATGTTATGAGAAAAAGTGTTATTTTGGTTGTGAAAGACAAGACACtttaaaaatggcagaaacTCTACCTCCACATAGCTTGTTCTGGTAGTTCTCACAGTGTTCATCGTCGCACTCGCAGAAGTCACCACGGTACCTGCCTCCTTGGTTTGTGCTGTGGCACTGGCACctgccacacacacagtctcctcGACCCTCACACTCAGTGCCATTGTTCCTCTGACAGGATGCTCGCAGCGATTGTTCATCTTTATTACCGATGGAGCACTCGCAGTTCTGACCAATGAAACTTTCCATGCAACTGAATAAGAAAAGGTTAGCTAGCACAATAAAACcccaaacaaagaaagaaaactaaaaagtgTTCGAAAAGAAATTGTTTTCATCAGCCTCCACCCCTATAGTACAGGATAGATTTTAGaatattcaataaaatattttttcttactttttaatGTATTCCACGCAACACCCTTTCAAATCACATAATGATCTCCTCTGTACTTCTTTTGTGTACAGatttaataaacaaaatgttGACTGATGTGCTAAAAAGGTGCAAGTGTATTTTCTAAACTTTGCACTGAGAATGGCTAGTCTCAATGCAAAGCTACAGTAATCACATGCAGAGAAGCtgtcaaatgtttaaaaatgatcagattCATAATTGCATACTGCTTTACAAATTTACCTCTATACACcaacattcaaaagtttggggtcacccagacaatttcatattttccatgaaagctcacacttttattcatgtgctaacatcattgcacaaggattttctaatcatcacttagtctttcaacaccattaactaacacaatgtagcattagaacacaggagtgatggttgctggaaatgttcctctgtacctctatggagatattccattaaaaatcagtcatttccagctagaatagtcatttaccacattaacaatgtctagactgtatttctgattcatttaatgttatcttcattggaaaaaaactacttttctttcaaaaataaggacatttctgagtgaccccaaacttttgaatgatatttGACAGTCAGCTAGAAAATGTGTGTAGAGTCTCATATTCTGCCTACAGCATTCCTACAGTTAACCATAAATGGTCAATGCAAATCACTCACAGGAAAGGAGTCACACAATGTTGTTTGCATATTATTCcagaagagagaggaggctgtgttacaaacaaaacaaaaagagcgATGCTGACACCTGCCGCAGATGTTAATTCTAGAAAACTCCTCAAAGTATACAGTCAGACATGGCAGTGTATTTTGCTGCACCACCAATGTTGAAGGAAGTGAGTGTAACCCTTtgcaaaatcataaaaaatgtaaattattcaaaattatatcttacaataattattaagtACAAGTGTActagtgcatttttaaaaaatagaacatcattcaaaggtttgttattttccatcagtGATTTAAGAAAGAATCCAAAGTGTTTGAAGTCCAGAGTATAGTTTCTGCAGTCTGTGATAATTTTAGGTGTTAGTCATCTGCTAATGTTGGTCCACTGTGTTTAATCAAGTCCAAAGTCAATACACCGTCCACCGGAGGATTTTGCAGCACTTAAAATGATGCTGATTCCATTTCCACAAGGATTTAGCACATGCCCACAGGCACAAAACTGCTGTCAAATGGTTTGCCGAGCATGATATTACTGTACTCCATAGAACCCCATATTGGATTACAGATGAGCTGAAGGCCACTATTAAAACAATCTGAGCTTCAATAACGCCTCAGCAAAATCACAGGCTGATCACCCCCATGCCACGCTGAATTTATGCAGTAATTCACAGTAAAGGAGTTGGGACTCCTTTACTTACTTGGTTGGGACCAAGTATTGAGTGTATAagtataaacatatttttttagaaGTTGGACATTTCTGTATTGTAAATCTTGTACAGATCTTAGGGAATAGTCTAATAATTTGAGATACTGGATTTCATGAGCTATaagctgcagtcatcaaaattaaacaaaaaaaacgctTGAAACATTTTAGTTTACATGTAACAAATATAGAATACATGAAAATTTACCTTTATGAATTaaatcacagcaacaacaaaaaagaacttTTTCATGATGTTCTATTTTTTGAGATCTACTAGTACAGTATCCTGTCACAGCCATGTTAGCATCACCAAAAGTAGATCAGTGTCAGTTCTTTGTTTCACTGCACTCAGACAGGACACTTTTGGAATCAGATTTTGGAGATTTATTAGCGTGTGTCCTGATGCCTCTCAAGAGCTGCAGGGATTTATTGAACTAAAGAACAAGATTTTTCCGTCTGTATAAATCTGCTATGAACAACAGGTTTTGtctatgaataaataaataataaaaataaaccatattAATTATTGTTGTAAATTTTCCTGTTTTAACCACTTCAAGGTTATTTTGGTTCATGTACTAGCAGAGTAGTTTCCCAGTACATTTTAAGCATTGTTGTGCTCTttacaaaaacaccaacaattCGTTTTACAGTGCCTGAGTTGCACAAACCTCCCATGTCTTCTTCTCCCGCTCATCACTGTGGTTCTGCCCTTACCAACAACGTACCACACTAATAGGCCACAAAAAATTAGgcactttgtctttttgtgtgaaacAGGGTTAAAAGGttttactgcactttaataAGCAACTTTGCTCTGAACAGAAGAGAGTCATAATTCATACCATAAACTGGCATTCAGGAAAACAAGCATGTGTTTGCCCACATGTATCTCAACGCTCTAATTAATTGTTTAAGAAGTGAGCGCTTACCTGCAAATACCACAGACGATGCTTCCTCTGTTGGTGCAGAGTTGATGCATTTTGTCATTTGGGTCTTTACACTGACACTCACATTTGGTAGATAAGGTCACTGTCAATGTGTCTTTAATGCCCAGTGGTCTGATGGTGAAAGACGTGTCCTCCATACAGGAGTCTGCTGTCACGGTGACGTCAAAAGAAATCTGGAAAGGGTCAGACATTTTTGCAACAATTGAAAACACACTgtctataaaaatacagacagcAATTCAAAAGTTAAAACTTGTGCATTCTTTATCCCTAATATTCAATGGCTTGGATCTCTCGGTTCTAGTCCCTCTTGAGTCTTCATTCTCAGTCGGTGCTGTCTTCAGCTGAACGTcaattttgttgctttttctgtctTGAGCTATggttcaattcagttcaattcaataccatattatttatttagcacaAATTCACAAGGTGTTCTGCTAGCATGAAAAAAACTATGACCCCCAACATGACTTGGCTTTCAGTTGAGTGTAAAGTGTCTTGGCTAAGAGTCATGAGTCAAGCTTTGATGTAAATgttgggttttcttttttttgtgttgtactATATGGTGTGTGGAGTGGCAGTGGGGATAATTAACTGACCCCCTACAggttttttaatacaaaaaatcATCTCTACAAGAGTTAAATACGAAGTTGCAGCATGAATGTTTTGTGAACTCAACACTGACCTGTACTGACTAGTTAGTTAGTTAAATTTCAAGTACTGAAAGAACTGCTGCAAGTATTTAacacttttaaatgtgtaattttaactTCCTGCAGTATGGACCAGTATAGATAATATGAGGTTACAATTAAAAAGGAGTTTAATTTAACTCTAGTGGTGAGGATTTACAATGCCAGTTTTGGTTTTCATGTTATTAATGCGGGCTACACGGTGGCTAGGTGGTTAGTACTTTCGCtttgcagttagaagatcctcggttcaaGTCCAGGCCTtcctaggatctttctgcatggagtttgcgtgttctccctgtacatgtgtgggttttctccgggtagtGTGGCTTCCTCCGgcggtccaaaaacatgctcaggttaattggtgattctaaattgtcagtaggtgtgaatgtgatggTTTGTCACTATATGtcgccctgtgatagactggtggccTGTCAAGGGTGTCCCCTCCCTTCACCCTAAGCcagttgggatagactccacccccccgtgaccctaatgtgGATTAAGCACTATATAGATAATGGCCAAATAAGGTTGTAAAACTTAAAACTGATGCATTTGGTATACAAAAATCATGAGAAGAAAATACTTACAGTTTGTGccacatgcacattgtcacaaaCCCCGTTTTTGTCCCCTGCTGGTCCTGCGTATTTACATATAGGGGTATAGACAACTCTTACATTGTCAGGAAGATTGTCATGGGTCACAGTTACTTTAGAGGACAAACTCTGTCATGGATAACATTTGACAAAATTGTGAGATACTGACAGAAacggcacaaaatgaccaggaaATAGAGCCTTGGTCACAaacaactgttttaaaaaatatatgtgcatatacaaagagaaaagctgcaaattgATACACAATGACAAACTGCCAACTTACATTGTAGGCAGTTTCAATCAACTGAACAACATTTTTAGAATCCGATGACAGAACTCCCACCTCAGATTTTGGGATCATTTTAGAGAGTTcctggaaaaacataaaattaaaaatcactttCAGTAAGACCACGTTGTTACTTGAATGAAAAGAAAGATGTGTGGAGAGGAAAGTGAAATTTACCTTGTACACATCCtctacattttttgtcactgcaaATATGGGctgaatattgtttttttccagctcCGTAGCTAGTTGTCCAACTGATGGATAGTCCTGCACATAACAGTGAAATCATTCAATTAATTTTGAATGGAGTAGTGTATCTAGTACAAGAATGTAtgatatattatattatattatattgaaaatgatgcagtttaatgtctcattttactctgaaatgaaatcatagaacaaataaacaagtgacattaaaaaagaaatcatggaATCAGTTTATAAACCAAAACcaggaaaccttgagtcctgaaattcatgtggatgtttgacatgcacCACCCACCTAAAAACTGCAGGTCAAGAAACCCTTCACCCCCCAtgacaacagcagtccttgataccagtttccaccctcagcaggacaatgcacccagACACACTGcataaactgctcaggagtggcccggggaaCACAACGGtgctaaggtgttcacccgggttcctccctccccagatccaaatcttcttgagcatctgtgggatgtaccaggataagcctgatctaggtaggtcccaccatgcaacccacaggacccacagaattcactgccaccatcctggtgccacagaacatccccagaggtcctgtgtccatgccccactgggtcagaggagttttagcagcataaaggagaccaacacaacattaggcacgtggtcagaatgttatgcctgatcagtatGTATGCATTACCAGTcgaaagtttggacacaccttctcattcaatgctttttatttatttgtattattttctacattgtagattaatattgaagattaacacttttttgtttacaagataattccatatgcattcttttatagttttcatgtcttcttattaatctaaaatgtataaaataattaaataaacccctttaatgagaaggtgtgtccaaactttttactgtaaaaagtttggacacaccttctcatttaacggtttttctttatttttgtgaatatttacatgatcccatctggtttgcgtttagttggaccatcatttatttttcaacaagacaatgatcccAAGCACActtccaggctgtgtaagggctatttgaccaggaaggagagtgatggagtgctgtgtcagatgacctggtatcatgtcctgttgaaaaataaacgATGGTCCGACCAAACACAAACCAGTTGGCATCATATAAAtatagtcatgaaaatatagaaaaaccattaatagatagatagatagatagatagatagatagatagatagatagatagatagatagatagatagatagatagatagatagatagatagatagatagatagatagatagatagatagatagatagatagatagatagatagatagatagatagatagatagatagatagatagaacaaAAGAAAACTCCAATGATTTTATATGTACCATCTCATTGCTCTTGGTGTAAAGGTTGTTTTCCATGTGGCACTGTTGATCATTGGGTTCCAGTATTCCAGCCAATTTTCCATCCCCAGCCATATGGAATCCAGCATCAGTGGTCAGCACAATCAGCCGAGTGCTGCTGTTCCGCCAACCTATTTTGTTCtaaataacaatatttattaGGACAATTTTAGGTAACTTCAAGGGTATaagcaaaataattttttaacttATTGGCTAGAAAGACAAGATGTGTTCTCACTTCTCTACCTCCTGTAAAATGCCTCAATATTTGCTTTGTGATAAACATTCAGGAGTAAATGTAACTGCTGAGTATGCCTTTAATTTTCCCCGGCCAGTGTGGACGGTGCCAATGTGTTATGCTACTTCCCTTCTGTTAGTTTTAGGCTATCAAAGTAGTTAATTAATGTCGgggaaaattgcttttttttaagtttgaatAAAGTTAATACCCCCAAGCTGCACTTATATTTCACGTCTTTAACTTTTGCAGATCTTGGAGTTTGTAAAAACCCAACAGTACTTAACATTATTCCAAATATTAATCAAATTGTTAATTGCTAATGCAAACATGTTGCTTATGAACATAATTTTTAGTACACAagattgtttttttagttttactgctttgtctttgtttcatttcacatcGTGTACTAGAGTCTATAGGCTTGATTACTGTTCATATAGCATCTTTGCATGGCAGTAAGTCAACATTTTATAGTAATTTGTCTGAAAAGACTACAAAAGTTCTTGCCTATAATCTgtagttttgtttaattcagtcattttagcTACTTCACACTGCATCATTAGAGTCCTATTAGAGTCCTGTGAGGGAAAAtcgttttctgtttcctgtatATAAATGCTTGTATCTACTGACAACAGTTCATGTAAAATTCCTCTAACTtatgttgatttgttttctctgctgtgacAAAGAGCGTGAGAGGAATGAAATAATTCTGAAAATCAGTAGTCCATTCTAACttgactttttgtatcatacaATGTATTGAACAGGTAACAGGGACATTTTGTATTGTAATATTGTTCTAAGATAACAATGGGTGTTAATGCTGTaacacagagaaagacacaaaTAATAGCAACGTAACAGTTAAagatttgctaaaatcaaataTCTACTGTATATAGACTATATATAAAAGATTAGTGCTGCCACCTTGATGTCACCCATTGGTTTGTGGATTTCTGTTTGGAAGTCTTTGGCATTTTGGTTGTccctattttcattttttttaaaccaggtGTGGCCATGTTTGTATAAGAAGGTGAAACAAGGAAGTGGCTTCCTGTAGCACACCTTGCGTCCTTGTCTATTATTCTCtaaattacaaaatgaacatcatgctgtatgaAAGGAAACTTGAAATTAGTGATTGAGATCatgaaataatgagaaaaatgtttaatgaaataaaaaataattgagAAGTAGagtagagttttttttctcatagacttctatgcAATCTTATTGGAAGCAGAGGATTCTTTAGGTGAGCTCTTACCCCACATACAGCAGCCTGCATCATGGCATCCAGACTCCCTTCAGGAGAGTCCAGGTTCCCAGAAATGAACTGGTCTGCCACTTTTTTCTTGAACTCGTTCTCCTTTGCCGTCATACTAAGGACATGTCTGTAGCCAAAGGCAGCCTGACAGTATTGGTCACTCTCATCACATGGCCTCTGCAGTTTCTCCTTGTTGGTGTTGGTGTAAGGAAGGACTGTCTTATCAACAAAGGCACCAAATCCTGTAATTATAGAAAAAGTTTAAATTCCCAatgttgattgttttgttttttgtttttttttttttctttttttggtagataatgtgagagagaaggagaaaagaaataGTTTGTACCCTCCCTCTGTCTTTAATCACCACCACTGTTTTAGATTTCTGTCATATCTAATGATTTAAGCACTTCTTTTATTTGAATCAGTATGAAATATGATCATGACTCATGAATATATGTTGATCAGTAGTCAACTGTAAGTTGCATATAAAACTATTGCTTTTGGGCCATGATTTGTCCATCATGCACTCAAATGCAACTATGTGACATTTTAACTTGCAAACTCTCAAAAAAAATTCATATATGTGACCATTTTGGCTGCAGTTTGGAGACCTGTATTACTTTAAGTCTCATAATAAttgtatttcatcaaaatatctgttttgaCAACAATGTAACTGCAGCTGAAATCACACAGTGTGCACTACATAACATCACACCAGCAGCTAGAACAGTGAACTGCTGACTTTTCTCCAAAGCTAAGTTATTGACACATTAGAAGGGACTATTTTATTATGTTAGAACAGAAGACACCGACTTATTTGTAATTTGGTCTCAATACCCTGCTTTTAGCCTGGAGTTCCTGAAGATAGAAAATATGTATTAATAAGTAATATGTAAAAGATGTTGCTGCATTCTAATGTGctattaaatgataaaatattaacAAGTTACGAATATCCACGCTGTTATTTGTTACCTATTTGAGCATGTTCCGTGATTTTTTTCAGCGCAGCAAAAAGATCTCTCCCCAGTTCTTTGACATTTTCCAAGTCATCTTTCATGGAATTAGAAAGGTCCATCAGGTAGTAGAGATCCACTGGATAACCTTCAACTCTCCTAAAAGAAATTCTGAATGTGGTAGGAAGCCCTGTAAACATagatgagaaagaaaaatggaaagattAATAAGGCAGCAAACACTACCACGGTCATCTATGAGAAATACaatatacaaataataatagcaaGTTTTGTGGCACTAAATATATGCATTCACAAAAATGAactttgaataaaaatatagcTTTTTTTCAGAgtgcatttagattttttccaGATCAAGAGAGTGATCCTCTGGCATAGAACTGCTCTGGGTCTTCCGTAACATAGAAGCCAAACTGCATTTATTCAGTCATATAAGGTCAGTATTAACTGTTTCAACTAACCAGGACGCAGTTTCAGGTTTATCTTCTGTGGACTCATCTGGACAGGTTCCTGATTGTCAAATGACACAGACAGGGGGTCTTCCTTGATAATGGTGACATTGTTCGCAGGGGAGATGATTTCTTCCTTCTTGCAACCTCTTTCCATCAATTGAGCTTGGGTGTCACAGCGCACTGATTCCTGTTCACCTGCTTTGGTGAAATTCTGAAAGGGCGACATAAACAGaaagattttatatatatatatatatatatatatatatatatatatatatatatatatatatatatatatatatatatatatatatatatatatattatagatATAAGAAAGTCATtcacctgtgtctgcagatatTGTTGTCACAATTCAAGCCTGAGGATAAGGTTCTGCACAGTATCTTAGCTGTACCAAGGACTGCACTCTTCTGAACAGAGATCTCAGATAATGTTCCTGTGATATGATGAAGCCAGTCTTCCAGTTAGGGGGTCACAGCTCCAATCACACTACTGCCTTCACTTTCCATATCTTTTCTAGCTTCTCTCTCAGCCCTTGGTATTTTTCATGCTTCTCATGTTTCCTCTTCCTGCTGTTACTTGGAATTTCTACATCTATCCCTCCTGCCTTGTTCTGCTGTTTATCAACCACCACAATGGTTGGCTGATGAGCCACCACCAGTTTATCAGTCTGGATTTGGAAACACCAGAGGATCTTGGTTTGGTCGTTGTCTATCACCTTTGAAGGTGTCTTGCATTTTGATCCTGGGATTTCCAGCCCATACTCGGTGCAGATGTTCATGTACACTATACCAGCCACTTGGTTATG encodes:
- the itgb2 gene encoding integrin beta-2 isoform X2 → MDHRMLVLLLMLLSRNVMCQQEEVCSKSVINSCTDCIRSGPYCAWCQQLNFTKAGEQESVRCDTQAQLMERGCKKEEIISPANNVTIIKEDPLSVSFDNQEPVQMSPQKINLKLRPGLPTTFRISFRRVEGYPVDLYYLMDLSNSMKDDLENVKELGRDLFAALKKITEHAQIGFGAFVDKTVLPYTNTNKEKLQRPCDESDQYCQAAFGYRHVLSMTAKENEFKKKVADQFISGNLDSPEGSLDAMMQAAVCGNKIGWRNSSTRLIVLTTDAGFHMAGDGKLAGILEPNDQQCHMENNLYTKSNEMDYPSVGQLATELEKNNIQPIFAVTKNVEDVYKELSKMIPKSEVGVLSSDSKNVVQLIETAYNSLSSKVTVTHDNLPDNVRVVYTPICKYAGPAGDKNGVCDNVHVAQTISFDVTVTADSCMEDTSFTIRPLGIKDTLTVTLSTKCECQCKDPNDKMHQLCTNRGSIVCGICSCMESFIGQNCECSIGNKDEQSLRASCQRNNGTECEGRGDCVCGRCQCHSTNQGGRYRGDFCECDDEHCENYQNKLCGGNGKCDCGTCKCNAGYEGSACQCKASREGCLTKGNTVCNGRGRCICNRCDCKEGYQRPQCLICLGCPDPCQTKLDCIECLGFGSGPFGKICDTNCRNITYDMVDNFAISGKECHQKDSEGCWITFKLNQLVGEDNYEAEILKQRDCPEPPSVIPIIAGSIAGVAVIGIVLLMLIKMLIYMKDLKEFRKFENEKKKSKWAEADNPLFQNATTTVANPTFTGE
- the itgb2 gene encoding integrin beta-2 isoform X1 codes for the protein MFLFLNMDHRMLVLLLMLLSRNVMCQQEEVCSKSVINSCTDCIRSGPYCAWCQQLNFTKAGEQESVRCDTQAQLMERGCKKEEIISPANNVTIIKEDPLSVSFDNQEPVQMSPQKINLKLRPGLPTTFRISFRRVEGYPVDLYYLMDLSNSMKDDLENVKELGRDLFAALKKITEHAQIGFGAFVDKTVLPYTNTNKEKLQRPCDESDQYCQAAFGYRHVLSMTAKENEFKKKVADQFISGNLDSPEGSLDAMMQAAVCGNKIGWRNSSTRLIVLTTDAGFHMAGDGKLAGILEPNDQQCHMENNLYTKSNEMDYPSVGQLATELEKNNIQPIFAVTKNVEDVYKELSKMIPKSEVGVLSSDSKNVVQLIETAYNSLSSKVTVTHDNLPDNVRVVYTPICKYAGPAGDKNGVCDNVHVAQTISFDVTVTADSCMEDTSFTIRPLGIKDTLTVTLSTKCECQCKDPNDKMHQLCTNRGSIVCGICSCMESFIGQNCECSIGNKDEQSLRASCQRNNGTECEGRGDCVCGRCQCHSTNQGGRYRGDFCECDDEHCENYQNKLCGGNGKCDCGTCKCNAGYEGSACQCKASREGCLTKGNTVCNGRGRCICNRCDCKEGYQRPQCLICLGCPDPCQTKLDCIECLGFGSGPFGKICDTNCRNITYDMVDNFAISGKECHQKDSEGCWITFKLNQLVGEDNYEAEILKQRDCPEPPSVIPIIAGSIAGVAVIGIVLLMLIKMLIYMKDLKEFRKFENEKKKSKWAEADNPLFQNATTTVANPTFTGE